One segment of Natronosalvus halobius DNA contains the following:
- a CDS encoding type II toxin-antitoxin system VapC family toxin, whose amino-acid sequence MAEPVDTPIGTVTAEHFRPGHVRHQAVVGPKFLYALFNPRDRMHPVSRAFMAFVRDGDLPYRRLIVNDHIVDKAATRLKKQSSMRNAVSFLTTLDESTLYQFEDVSEAVFDAAKATFVEWTDLDASFTDFVVAAHMDALEVDHILTYDQHYDAFDVTTLPYRNQN is encoded by the coding sequence ATGGCAGAGCCAGTCGACACACCGATTGGGACGGTCACGGCCGAGCATTTCCGACCTGGCCACGTTCGACACCAGGCCGTCGTTGGCCCGAAGTTCCTCTATGCACTGTTCAACCCCCGCGATCGGATGCATCCGGTCTCGCGGGCGTTCATGGCGTTCGTTCGCGATGGTGACCTTCCCTATCGTCGGCTCATCGTTAACGACCACATCGTTGACAAGGCGGCAACGCGGTTGAAAAAGCAGTCATCAATGCGGAACGCGGTCTCGTTTCTCACGACACTTGACGAGAGTACGCTCTACCAGTTCGAAGATGTCTCCGAGGCCGTCTTCGATGCCGCCAAAGCAACGTTCGTCGAGTGGACGGATCTAGATGCGTCATTCACTGATTTCGTCGTTGCAGCACACATGGACGCACTGGAGGTCGATCACATTCTTACGTACGACCAGCACTACGATGCGTTCGATGTGACGACACTCCCCTATCGAAACCAGAACTGA
- a CDS encoding polysaccharide deacetylase family protein, translated as MKRRTYLATAGALTLGGCMGFGETDEPRGNDSNSSDPDGNGDGNGDGNGNGNGDGNGDDNGEGNGDGDVPTEAETFDDFEDLSDWQVVSGSASPYTDYSVVGSQSVLLEASEEESQVRIARELDEPLDVTQITPGLAVASHSTVNVGIQLYDETRDKVVYRQRTHGMSIRHVNFGVEYINGDPDLSAITEIHISIWVGDGTAEAWIDDLHFVPKPDPTVLLQFDGGYESHLTEAMPLLEEYGYSATAFVPPSRLRASEDDEGDRLTADQVAELADAGWTIGSYGAHGNDLTALEGDRTPASEIEDAAAWLEDEGYDAEYVAYPGGAYNDEAIEAVEANHELGFTGGYPVNGYLTNAALCPRLVHPDGDEAREALETTAELGGITAISFVRFDGGVGELEATLGHVQELEEAGEIEVVTPQDVAGEYVL; from the coding sequence ATGAAGCGACGTACCTATCTCGCAACGGCAGGCGCACTGACCCTCGGCGGTTGTATGGGCTTTGGTGAGACCGACGAACCGCGAGGAAACGACAGCAACTCGAGCGACCCGGACGGCAACGGCGACGGGAACGGCGATGGTAACGGCAACGGGAATGGCGACGGCAACGGCGACGACAACGGAGAGGGGAACGGTGACGGCGACGTGCCGACGGAAGCCGAAACCTTCGACGACTTCGAAGACCTCTCCGACTGGCAGGTCGTCTCCGGGTCGGCAAGCCCCTACACCGACTACTCGGTCGTCGGCTCCCAGTCCGTCCTTCTCGAGGCGAGCGAAGAAGAGTCCCAGGTTCGCATCGCGCGCGAACTCGACGAACCCCTCGACGTGACCCAGATCACGCCCGGACTGGCCGTGGCCTCCCACTCGACGGTCAACGTCGGCATCCAGCTCTACGACGAGACCCGCGACAAGGTGGTCTACCGCCAGCGGACCCACGGTATGTCCATTCGTCACGTGAACTTCGGCGTCGAGTACATCAACGGCGACCCCGACCTGAGCGCGATCACTGAGATCCACATCTCGATCTGGGTCGGCGACGGCACGGCCGAGGCCTGGATCGACGACCTCCACTTCGTTCCCAAGCCCGATCCGACCGTCCTCCTCCAGTTCGACGGCGGCTACGAATCTCACCTCACCGAGGCCATGCCCCTCCTCGAGGAGTACGGCTACTCCGCGACGGCGTTCGTCCCCCCATCCCGCCTCCGTGCCTCCGAGGACGACGAGGGCGACCGCCTCACCGCAGATCAGGTCGCCGAACTCGCCGACGCCGGCTGGACCATCGGAAGCTACGGCGCTCACGGCAACGACCTGACGGCCCTCGAGGGCGATCGGACGCCCGCGAGCGAAATAGAAGACGCGGCCGCCTGGCTCGAGGACGAGGGCTACGACGCCGAGTACGTCGCCTACCCGGGCGGGGCGTACAACGACGAGGCAATCGAAGCTGTCGAAGCGAACCACGAACTCGGCTTCACGGGCGGCTACCCCGTCAACGGCTACCTCACGAACGCCGCACTGTGCCCGCGTCTGGTCCACCCCGACGGCGACGAGGCTCGCGAGGCCCTCGAGACGACGGCCGAACTAGGCGGCATCACCGCCATCTCGTTCGTCCGATTCGACGGCGGCGTCGGCGAACTCGAGGCCACCCTGGGACACGTCCAGGAACTCGAAGAAGCCGGCGAGATAGAGGTCGTCACGCCCCAGGACGTCGCCGGCGAGTACGTGCTCTAG
- a CDS encoding NAD-dependent succinate-semialdehyde dehydrogenase, with translation MDSINPATGEVVETYDDHTADDVDSILEESADAIDAWAETPITDRQQLLERAAEILRDREDQYAELITHEMGKPISESRAEVEKCAWVCEYYAERAGEFLADRVIGSEPNARTFVSYEPLGAVLAVMPWNFPFWQVFRFAAPHLTAGNVGLLKHASNVPGCALAIEDVFREAGYPEGVFSTLLVDSEKMEDVIRDDRLDALTLTGSEGAGRIVAEQAGSELKKHVLELGGSDPFVVCDDADLDAAAETGVAARTINSGQSCIAAKRFIVVDAVFEDFLDRFVQEMEALEVGDPTDSDTQVGPQAREDLVEDLQEQVEASVDAGADLACGGDPMDREGWYYPPTVLVEPPADSPAATEEVFGPVAAVFRAEDEADAIEMANDIHYGLGASVWTNDLERGEGLAREIDAGCVFVNELVKSDPRVPFGGVKASGYGRELGKEGIHEFVNRKTVWVQSPGDEDDAVPTE, from the coding sequence ATGGACAGCATCAATCCGGCGACGGGCGAGGTGGTCGAAACGTACGATGATCACACTGCGGACGACGTCGACTCCATCCTCGAGGAGTCGGCGGACGCTATAGACGCCTGGGCGGAGACGCCCATCACCGATCGACAGCAGTTACTCGAGCGTGCAGCCGAGATCCTGCGTGATCGTGAAGACCAGTACGCCGAGTTGATCACCCACGAGATGGGGAAACCGATCTCGGAGTCCCGGGCGGAAGTCGAGAAGTGTGCCTGGGTCTGTGAGTACTACGCCGAACGGGCGGGCGAGTTCCTCGCGGATCGGGTTATCGGGAGCGAACCCAACGCACGGACGTTCGTCTCCTACGAACCGCTCGGAGCGGTGCTCGCGGTGATGCCCTGGAACTTCCCGTTCTGGCAGGTGTTCCGATTCGCCGCGCCCCACCTCACGGCGGGCAACGTCGGTCTGCTCAAGCACGCCTCGAACGTACCGGGGTGCGCGCTGGCGATCGAGGACGTCTTCCGGGAGGCTGGTTACCCGGAGGGCGTCTTCTCGACGCTGCTGGTAGACTCCGAGAAGATGGAGGACGTGATCCGGGACGACCGTCTCGACGCACTGACGCTCACGGGGAGCGAGGGCGCGGGACGCATTGTCGCCGAACAGGCCGGGAGCGAGTTGAAAAAGCACGTCCTCGAACTCGGCGGGAGCGACCCGTTCGTCGTGTGCGATGACGCCGACCTCGACGCGGCGGCCGAAACCGGCGTCGCTGCCCGAACGATTAACTCCGGTCAGTCCTGTATCGCCGCCAAGCGGTTCATCGTCGTCGACGCCGTCTTCGAGGACTTCCTCGACCGGTTCGTCCAGGAGATGGAGGCCCTCGAGGTGGGTGACCCGACGGACTCGGACACCCAGGTTGGCCCGCAGGCCCGCGAGGACCTCGTGGAGGACCTCCAAGAGCAGGTCGAAGCGAGCGTCGACGCCGGTGCCGACCTCGCGTGTGGCGGCGACCCGATGGACCGCGAGGGCTGGTACTACCCGCCGACGGTGCTCGTGGAACCGCCCGCGGACAGTCCCGCAGCGACCGAGGAGGTGTTCGGCCCGGTCGCGGCGGTGTTCCGCGCCGAGGACGAGGCCGACGCGATCGAGATGGCCAACGACATCCACTACGGACTCGGCGCCTCGGTATGGACGAACGACCTAGAGCGCGGCGAAGGACTCGCTCGCGAGATCGATGCCGGCTGCGTGTTTGTCAACGAACTCGTCAAATCCGATCCGCGGGTGCCCTTCGGCGGCGTGAAAGCGTCGGGATACGGCCGGGAACTCGGGAAGGAAGGGATCCACGAGTTCGTCAATCGAAAGACCGTGTGGGTCCAGTCGCCTGGTGACGAAGACGATGCGGTTCCCACGGAGTGA
- a CDS encoding TIGR00300 family protein — MTVSRTVELEGHIIDSGTMARCFGAVMDLGGEFDVEAFEVGRHKHAESYCRMAVSAESEADLRAILHELNQNGATVADPRDATLEAAPADQVVPIDFYSTTNHPTEVRVDGEWISVENVEMDCALVVSRAEDEADEVRVRTRVLNAIEESDLVVTGETGIRVEPPERPRGKGSAFGFMQGGVSSERPSKSLIEEIADEMRDVAESDGTVLVVCGPAIVHAGGREALADLVREGYVDALSAGNGFAVHDLERDLYGTSLGVDTETLEHPRKGHKHHIYTISEIGRAGGIEAAVDAGIVDSGVMYECVTNDVPYVLAGSIRDDGPLPDTITDSIEAQDAIREQAQQADLVLMLSTLLHSVAVGNCLPSTTKTVCVDINPATVTQLLDRGSAQAIGMVTDIGTFLPMLAEELVEDEV; from the coding sequence ATGACCGTCAGTCGTACCGTCGAACTCGAGGGGCACATCATCGACTCCGGGACGATGGCCCGGTGTTTCGGGGCCGTGATGGACCTCGGCGGCGAGTTCGACGTCGAGGCGTTCGAAGTTGGGCGACACAAACACGCGGAGTCCTATTGCCGGATGGCCGTCAGCGCCGAAAGCGAGGCGGATCTCCGGGCGATCCTCCACGAACTCAACCAGAACGGCGCGACCGTCGCCGATCCGCGCGACGCGACGCTCGAGGCGGCGCCCGCCGACCAGGTGGTGCCGATCGACTTCTACTCGACGACGAACCACCCGACCGAGGTCCGCGTCGACGGCGAGTGGATCTCCGTCGAGAACGTCGAGATGGATTGCGCGTTGGTCGTCTCCCGCGCCGAGGACGAGGCCGACGAGGTGCGCGTGCGGACGCGCGTCCTCAACGCCATCGAGGAAAGCGACCTCGTCGTCACGGGGGAAACCGGCATTCGCGTCGAACCGCCCGAACGGCCCCGCGGGAAGGGGAGCGCGTTCGGCTTCATGCAGGGTGGCGTCTCGAGCGAGCGGCCCTCGAAGTCGCTGATCGAGGAAATCGCCGACGAGATGCGCGACGTGGCCGAGAGCGACGGCACCGTCCTGGTCGTCTGTGGACCCGCCATCGTCCACGCCGGGGGGCGGGAGGCCCTCGCCGACCTGGTCCGCGAGGGATACGTCGACGCGCTGAGCGCGGGCAACGGATTCGCGGTCCACGACCTGGAGCGCGACCTGTACGGAACCTCTCTCGGCGTCGACACGGAGACACTCGAGCACCCACGGAAGGGCCACAAGCACCACATCTACACGATCAGCGAGATTGGCCGCGCCGGGGGGATCGAGGCGGCCGTCGACGCAGGTATCGTCGACAGCGGCGTCATGTACGAGTGCGTGACTAACGACGTCCCCTACGTGCTCGCGGGGTCGATCCGGGACGACGGCCCGCTCCCGGACACGATTACGGACTCAATCGAGGCCCAGGACGCGATCCGCGAGCAGGCCCAGCAGGCCGACCTCGTCCTGATGCTCTCGACGCTGTTGCACTCGGTAGCCGTTGGCAACTGCCTGCCGTCGACGACGAAGACCGTCTGTGTCGACATCAACCCCGCGACCGTCACCCAGTTGCTCGACCGTGGGAGCGCCCAGGCGATCGGGATGGTCACCGACATCGGGACGTTCTTGCCGATGCTGGCCGAGGAGTTGGTCGAGGACGAGGTGTAG
- a CDS encoding cyclic pyranopterin monophosphate synthase MoaC has translation MSEDRSNTVDADQHESTASDLTHTTDDGDVQMVDVGAKPDTRRRAVAVGEIRLRESTLEAIRADEVGKGDVLATARVGAIQAVKHTWETIPMCHQIPITNVDTAFRFLQDGADESAGSPGEDSVDEGDGPTDDETVSGRLELEVAVETTGKTGCEMEALEGVTTGLNVVWDMVKAVEKDEHGQYPATRIEHVRVLEKEKRSSDIE, from the coding sequence ATGAGTGAGGATCGATCGAACACCGTGGACGCCGACCAGCACGAATCGACGGCGAGCGACCTCACCCACACGACCGACGACGGCGATGTCCAGATGGTCGACGTGGGAGCCAAACCCGATACCCGACGCCGGGCCGTCGCCGTCGGCGAGATCCGGCTTCGGGAATCGACGCTCGAGGCGATCCGCGCGGACGAGGTGGGCAAGGGCGACGTGCTCGCGACCGCGCGCGTCGGGGCGATTCAGGCCGTCAAACACACCTGGGAGACGATCCCGATGTGTCACCAGATTCCGATCACGAACGTCGACACGGCGTTTCGGTTCCTCCAGGATGGTGCGGACGAGAGCGCGGGATCGCCCGGGGAAGACAGCGTAGACGAGGGAGACGGCCCGACTGACGACGAAACGGTGTCGGGTCGGCTCGAACTCGAGGTCGCCGTCGAGACGACGGGAAAAACCGGCTGCGAGATGGAGGCCCTCGAAGGCGTGACCACGGGGTTGAACGTCGTCTGGGACATGGTCAAGGCCGTCGAAAAGGACGAACACGGCCAGTACCCTGCCACGCGAATCGAGCACGTTCGCGTACTCGAAAAGGAGAAGCGCTCGTCGGACATCGAGTAG
- a CDS encoding acylphosphatase: MTNERPDDGMRAHVFVSGTVQGVYYRATTRETAREAGVDGWVTNLDDGRVEAVFEGPEVAVESMVEWCHEGSPAADVSDVDVEYEEPQGETGFEIRY, translated from the coding sequence ATGACGAACGAACGCCCCGACGACGGCATGCGAGCCCACGTCTTCGTTTCCGGGACGGTGCAGGGCGTCTACTATCGAGCGACGACCAGAGAGACGGCTCGAGAGGCAGGCGTCGACGGCTGGGTCACAAACCTCGACGACGGCCGCGTCGAGGCGGTCTTCGAGGGCCCCGAGGTGGCCGTCGAGTCGATGGTCGAGTGGTGTCACGAGGGCAGTCCGGCGGCCGACGTCAGCGACGTCGACGTCGAGTACGAAGAGCCACAGGGCGAGACCGGGTTCGAGATTCGGTACTGA
- a CDS encoding translation initiation factor IF-2 subunit beta has product MDYEASLERAMENVPDIGGDDNRLQIPDAQTQKDGAFTRFTNLGEIADVLSRETDHLHRFVQRELGTNGKLADGRGRYNGSFSGQDFGAAIDAYVEEYVRCSECGLPDTRLVREDRTPMLRCDACGAFRPVTKRSSSAQQQTQREAVEEGQTYTVEITGTGRKGDGVAEKGEYTIFVPGASEGDVVEIYIKNISGNLAFARLD; this is encoded by the coding sequence ATGGATTACGAAGCGAGCCTCGAGCGCGCGATGGAGAACGTCCCCGACATCGGCGGGGACGACAACCGACTGCAGATTCCCGACGCCCAGACCCAGAAGGACGGTGCCTTCACCCGGTTTACCAACCTCGGTGAGATCGCGGACGTCCTCTCGCGGGAGACCGACCACTTGCACCGATTCGTCCAGCGCGAACTCGGGACGAACGGGAAACTGGCCGATGGTCGCGGTCGGTACAACGGTTCGTTCTCCGGCCAGGACTTCGGCGCCGCGATCGATGCCTACGTCGAGGAGTACGTCCGCTGTTCGGAGTGTGGCCTGCCCGACACGCGACTCGTCCGCGAGGACCGTACCCCGATGCTCCGGTGTGACGCCTGTGGGGCGTTCCGCCCGGTCACGAAGCGCTCCTCGAGCGCCCAGCAACAGACCCAGCGCGAGGCCGTCGAGGAAGGCCAGACCTACACGGTCGAGATCACCGGTACGGGTCGCAAGGGCGACGGAGTCGCCGAGAAAGGCGAGTACACGATCTTCGTTCCTGGCGCGAGCGAGGGCGACGTCGTCGAAATCTACATCAAGAACATCTCGGGCAACCTGGCGTTCGCCCGCCTCGACTGA
- a CDS encoding tRNA (N(6)-L-threonylcarbamoyladenosine(37)-C(2))-methylthiotransferase — MARYHIETYGCTSNRGESREIERRLRDAGHYRVDDPETADVAILNTCTVVEKTERNMLERATELSEETADLFVTGCMALAQGEEFATLDAQVLHWDEVPTAVTNGECPTTTPDAEPILDGVIGILPIARGCMSDCSYCITKHATGKIESPPIEENVEKARALVHAGAKEIRITGQDTGVYGWDTGERKLHELLERICAIDGDFRVRVGMANPKGVHGIREELADVFASNDELYDFLHAPVQSGSDDVLGDMRRQHQVSEYLEVVETFEEALGYWTLSTDFIVGFPTETDHDHEQSMALLRETQPEKINVTRFSKRPGTDAAEMKGLGGTIKKERSKTMSELKLEIVGAAYEGMVGDTREDVLVVEEGTGDSVKCRDSAYRQLIVRNAGEYGLEPGQFVDLEVTSANTVYAFAEPV; from the coding sequence GTGGCCCGCTATCACATCGAGACCTACGGCTGTACGTCCAATCGCGGCGAGAGCCGCGAGATCGAGCGGCGCCTCCGTGATGCGGGCCACTATCGCGTCGACGACCCGGAGACGGCCGACGTTGCCATCCTCAACACCTGTACCGTCGTCGAGAAGACCGAGCGAAACATGCTCGAGCGAGCCACGGAACTGAGCGAGGAGACCGCCGACCTGTTCGTCACCGGCTGTATGGCCCTCGCCCAGGGCGAGGAGTTCGCCACCCTCGATGCGCAGGTCCTCCACTGGGACGAGGTTCCGACCGCGGTCACCAACGGCGAGTGTCCCACGACGACGCCCGACGCCGAGCCGATCCTTGACGGCGTTATCGGTATCCTCCCCATCGCGCGCGGCTGTATGTCCGACTGCTCGTACTGCATCACGAAGCACGCGACGGGGAAAATCGAGTCGCCGCCGATCGAGGAGAACGTCGAGAAGGCGCGCGCGCTCGTCCACGCGGGGGCGAAAGAGATCCGGATCACCGGCCAGGACACCGGCGTCTACGGCTGGGACACCGGCGAACGCAAACTGCACGAACTCCTCGAGCGAATCTGTGCCATCGACGGAGACTTTCGCGTGCGCGTCGGGATGGCCAACCCGAAGGGTGTCCACGGCATTCGCGAGGAACTCGCCGACGTCTTCGCGTCGAACGACGAACTCTACGACTTCCTGCACGCGCCCGTACAGTCGGGTAGCGACGACGTCCTCGGGGACATGCGCCGCCAGCACCAGGTCAGCGAGTACCTCGAGGTCGTCGAAACGTTCGAGGAGGCGCTCGGCTACTGGACGCTCTCGACGGACTTCATCGTCGGCTTCCCGACCGAGACCGACCACGATCACGAGCAGTCGATGGCCCTCCTGCGGGAGACCCAGCCCGAGAAGATCAACGTCACCCGGTTCTCGAAGCGACCCGGCACCGACGCCGCGGAGATGAAGGGCCTCGGCGGCACGATCAAGAAGGAGCGCTCGAAGACGATGTCCGAACTCAAACTCGAGATCGTCGGCGCCGCCTACGAAGGGATGGTCGGCGACACTCGCGAGGACGTCCTGGTCGTCGAGGAGGGGACGGGCGACTCCGTGAAGTGTCGCGATTCCGCGTACCGCCAGCTCATCGTCCGCAACGCCGGCGAGTACGGCCTCGAGCCCGGGCAGTTCGTCGACCTCGAGGTGACGAGCGCGAACACCGTGTACGCGTTCGCCGAGCCGGTCTGA
- a CDS encoding helix-turn-helix transcriptional regulator, with protein MSNHTKHTGAILSKLANEGSMNTAAEPNTLSVDRNESHQSAVERDLEEMMAQVVSVLPADDVRFEDALLKENLDEVLLMLVTLHDGANGKELLSTLATYFDVQLSPGIVYPALHDLEDEAFLEMHPMVRTKEYSISNEDHVRATLEATMVQHLAFGLLLSAFLPRLNSL; from the coding sequence ATGAGTAATCACACGAAACACACGGGCGCGATTCTCAGCAAATTGGCGAACGAGGGATCGATGAATACCGCGGCAGAACCGAACACCCTCTCTGTCGACCGTAACGAAAGCCACCAGTCCGCGGTCGAACGTGACCTCGAGGAGATGATGGCGCAGGTCGTTAGCGTCCTCCCTGCCGACGACGTTCGGTTCGAGGACGCGCTTCTCAAAGAAAATCTCGACGAGGTCCTCCTGATGCTCGTCACCCTCCACGACGGGGCCAACGGCAAGGAACTCCTCTCTACGCTAGCCACCTATTTCGACGTCCAGTTGAGCCCGGGCATCGTCTATCCAGCGCTTCACGATCTCGAGGACGAGGCCTTCCTGGAGATGCACCCAATGGTCCGCACGAAGGAATACTCGATTTCGAACGAGGACCACGTACGCGCGACGCTCGAGGCGACGATGGTTCAACACCTCGCGTTCGGTTTACTGCTTTCTGCGTTCCTCCCTCGACTCAACTCACTATAA
- a CDS encoding phytoene/squalene synthase family protein, protein MDREHVHAGKEIQRRTGKTFYLATRFLPRRVREPTHVLYGFFRIADEVVDDASGVPSEKQAARLETLRAQALGEQRTDDPVLIAFNDLRERYGISDAEVDEFVEAMKSDIHTGRYDTYADLEAYMRGSAAAVGVMMTAIMDPEDPEAALPYAIKLGEAFQMTNFLRDVREDVLERDRIYLPLETLAAHGVTEQQVERLEMTDSFATAMAEELRRTESLYREGVTGIQHLPEDCQLPVLLAAVLYAEHHALIRARGYDVLNTEPSLSTSRKLWCVLKTRWHWHWNRDPEAVFRRVSAVPGRETGKAGEPDPRPEDGIPTR, encoded by the coding sequence ATGGATCGAGAACACGTACACGCCGGCAAGGAAATTCAGCGACGAACCGGAAAGACGTTCTATCTCGCGACGCGCTTCCTGCCGCGGCGCGTCCGGGAACCGACGCACGTCCTCTACGGCTTCTTCCGGATCGCCGACGAGGTCGTCGACGACGCCTCGGGCGTTCCATCCGAGAAGCAAGCCGCCCGCCTCGAGACCCTTCGGGCACAGGCACTGGGCGAACAGCGCACCGACGACCCGGTCCTCATCGCCTTCAACGACCTTCGAGAACGATACGGGATCAGCGACGCCGAGGTCGACGAGTTCGTCGAGGCGATGAAATCCGACATCCACACCGGTCGGTACGACACCTACGCCGACCTCGAGGCGTACATGCGCGGGTCGGCGGCCGCCGTCGGCGTGATGATGACGGCGATCATGGACCCCGAGGATCCCGAGGCGGCGCTCCCCTACGCGATCAAACTCGGTGAAGCGTTCCAGATGACGAACTTCCTTCGAGACGTCCGCGAGGACGTGCTCGAACGCGACCGCATCTACCTGCCCCTCGAGACGCTCGCGGCCCACGGGGTCACCGAGCAGCAGGTCGAGCGCCTCGAGATGACCGACTCGTTCGCGACGGCGATGGCCGAAGAACTCCGGCGAACGGAGTCGCTGTACCGGGAGGGCGTCACGGGCATCCAGCATCTCCCCGAGGACTGCCAGCTTCCGGTTCTGCTCGCGGCCGTGCTGTACGCCGAACACCACGCACTCATCCGCGCCCGAGGGTACGACGTACTGAACACCGAGCCGTCGCTGTCGACGTCACGAAAACTGTGGTGTGTCCTGAAGACGCGCTGGCACTGGCACTGGAACCGCGACCCGGAAGCCGTCTTCCGGCGGGTGTCGGCCGTCCCCGGACGCGAGACGGGAAAGGCCGGCGAACCGGATCCACGTCCCGAAGACGGAATTCCGACCCGGTGA
- a CDS encoding NAD(P)H-hydrate dehydratase, producing the protein MITGERMAAVDENAAALGVPRRQLMESSGNAVARAVERVADPGARVVVVAGRGNNGGDALVSVRFLDDYDVTSLLLGRPEAIGTDIARANWEALERGEYDIEPVTDSRSFSLPECDVVVDAMLGTGISGDLREPAASAARAINTADATVVSVDVPSGFDADAGEHADNGVVADHVVTFHDTKPGLEALEATLQVANIGIPRAAERFAGPGDVGLARPAERTGRAFVIGGGPYTGAPALAAQAALRAGMELAFVAAPDTVAGEIQGYAEDLIVQPYEGEVLTPDQVEGLVETAERHDDVVVLGPGLGTADETLEAARQFLETYTGPAVVDADALEVVPGLETEATLVCTPNRRELAGMGGPEADDLRVVTDEIETFAAELDHVVLAKGATDVISDGETTRISRAGTPAMAVGGTGDLLSGIVAGLLEHADPFTAATAAAYVNGRAGEHVADRHDLGLVASDLLEAIPAAIWGEDDE; encoded by the coding sequence ATGATCACTGGCGAACGGATGGCCGCCGTCGACGAGAACGCCGCCGCGCTGGGCGTCCCACGCCGACAGCTCATGGAATCCAGTGGAAACGCCGTCGCTCGAGCCGTCGAGCGCGTCGCCGACCCCGGCGCACGGGTCGTCGTGGTCGCCGGCCGCGGGAACAACGGCGGGGACGCCCTCGTGTCCGTCCGCTTCCTCGATGACTACGACGTGACGTCCCTGTTGCTCGGCCGCCCGGAGGCCATCGGCACCGACATCGCGCGAGCGAACTGGGAGGCGCTCGAGCGAGGCGAGTACGATATCGAGCCAGTCACCGACTCCCGGTCGTTTTCCCTCCCCGAGTGCGACGTGGTCGTCGACGCGATGCTCGGGACCGGGATCAGCGGCGACCTCCGGGAACCTGCAGCTTCGGCCGCCCGGGCGATCAACACGGCCGACGCGACGGTGGTAAGCGTCGATGTCCCCTCCGGGTTCGACGCCGACGCGGGCGAGCACGCCGACAACGGCGTCGTGGCCGACCACGTCGTCACCTTTCACGACACCAAACCGGGACTCGAAGCCCTCGAGGCGACGCTCCAGGTCGCCAACATCGGCATCCCGAGAGCTGCGGAGCGATTCGCGGGCCCCGGCGACGTCGGCCTCGCTCGACCCGCCGAGCGAACAGGTCGGGCGTTCGTCATCGGCGGCGGCCCCTACACAGGCGCGCCGGCGCTCGCCGCCCAGGCCGCGCTCCGGGCGGGCATGGAACTCGCGTTCGTCGCCGCGCCCGACACGGTCGCCGGAGAGATCCAGGGGTACGCTGAGGACCTGATCGTCCAGCCCTACGAGGGCGAGGTGCTAACGCCCGACCAGGTCGAAGGACTCGTCGAGACGGCCGAGCGCCACGACGACGTGGTCGTCCTGGGGCCCGGCCTGGGCACCGCCGATGAGACTCTCGAGGCCGCACGGCAATTTCTCGAGACCTACACCGGCCCAGCCGTCGTCGACGCGGACGCCCTCGAGGTCGTCCCTGGTCTCGAGACCGAGGCGACGCTGGTCTGTACGCCCAACCGGCGCGAACTCGCGGGGATGGGCGGGCCCGAGGCCGACGACCTCCGGGTGGTCACGGACGAGATCGAGACCTTCGCGGCGGAGTTGGACCACGTCGTCCTTGCGAAGGGGGCGACGGACGTCATCTCCGACGGCGAGACGACCCGCATCAGCCGCGCTGGGACGCCAGCGATGGCCGTCGGCGGGACCGGCGACCTCCTGTCGGGGATCGTCGCGGGGTTGCTCGAACACGCCGACCCCTTCACAGCGGCGACGGCCGCCGCATACGTCAACGGCCGTGCCGGCGAGCACGTCGCGGATCGCCACGACCTCGGCCTGGTCGCGTCGGACCTGCTCGAGGCAATTCCGGCGGCGATATGGGGTGAGGACGATGAGTGA